A DNA window from Halorubrum sp. DM2 contains the following coding sequences:
- a CDS encoding helix-turn-helix transcriptional regulator has translation MRNDLSDRRAETGESQADLAAAVGVTRQTINAIERERYDPSLELAFDLAAHFDCRVEDLFDPEE, from the coding sequence ATGAGAAACGACCTCAGCGACCGGCGCGCCGAGACCGGCGAGAGTCAGGCCGACCTCGCCGCTGCGGTCGGCGTGACGCGCCAGACTATCAACGCGATCGAACGCGAGCGCTACGACCCGTCGCTGGAGCTCGCCTTCGATCTGGCCGCCCACTTCGACTGCCGCGTCGAAGACCTGTTCGACCCCGAAGAGTGA
- a CDS encoding universal stress protein, with translation MRSVSFCPGSSWVSVNISHGEVRVMTSKNRTETLLVPVANPETAARLLDTVIDIARGQSMRVVVLHVVEVPPQIPLSAGDSLLEDDGDERRVLEDAVKRATDAGVPVESRMRYARDIATGIVGAVDVHDADALLVGWRGRPRRRDVILGSFLDRILSEAPCDVFVKRIRTPSRDIDSILVPVAGGPHCELAVELAGTIASQRDAAVRLLHVTHPDADDPVREETAALLRSYDSSLSGMDISVKSTTLRSDHVAGAVTDETANHDLTVLGATRDPFLKRKLVGSVAEGVGRAAASSVVLTRKAPEEDDD, from the coding sequence ATGCGCTCGGTCAGTTTCTGTCCGGGAAGTAGCTGGGTGAGTGTTAATATCTCTCACGGAGAAGTACGGGTCATGACCTCGAAGAATCGGACCGAGACGCTGTTGGTTCCCGTCGCGAATCCGGAGACCGCCGCACGATTACTCGACACGGTCATCGATATTGCGCGCGGCCAGTCGATGCGCGTCGTCGTGTTACACGTCGTCGAGGTGCCGCCCCAGATCCCTCTCTCTGCGGGTGACAGCCTTCTCGAAGACGACGGCGATGAGAGACGAGTCCTCGAAGACGCGGTCAAACGAGCCACGGACGCCGGCGTCCCGGTCGAATCGCGGATGCGGTACGCTCGAGACATCGCAACGGGAATCGTGGGAGCCGTCGATGTACACGACGCCGACGCTTTACTCGTGGGATGGCGCGGACGCCCTCGACGCCGCGACGTCATACTCGGGAGTTTCCTCGACCGGATCCTGAGCGAAGCACCGTGTGACGTCTTCGTTAAGCGCATCCGCACACCGTCGCGCGACATCGACTCGATCTTGGTCCCAGTCGCCGGTGGCCCACACTGTGAGCTGGCCGTCGAGCTCGCCGGCACGATCGCCTCACAGCGCGACGCGGCTGTCCGCCTTCTTCACGTCACTCACCCTGATGCGGATGACCCGGTGCGGGAGGAGACCGCCGCACTGCTCCGGAGCTACGATTCCTCTCTCAGCGGGATGGATATCAGCGTCAAGTCCACGACGCTCCGGAGTGACCACGTTGCAGGCGCAGTCACGGACGAAACGGCGAACCACGATCTCACCGTTCTCGGTGCGACGCGCGACCCGTTCCTCAAGCGAAAACTCGTCGGATCGGTCGCCGAAGGCGTCGGGCGAGCAGCCGCGAGTTCCGTCGTCCTGACGCGGAAGGCCCCGGAAGAGGACGACGACTGA
- a CDS encoding NOP5/NOP56 family protein gives MSDTDDPDASGASDGGGGWFEAHSSEAADGNVETASDDAAAAAWVRDGSAATPADWPARAVEAGFAGDADEYYDRLKAVTTRATREAVRERERADDAQLIHAVRAMDDCERVANELSERAVEWAGSLFDEVDPGIEGARAVAAREPEREVERRAVSLAERAAELDDERAALADTIGRIAPAVAPNLTEMAGPELAARLIALAGGLESLAKKPSGTVQVLGAEDALFAHLSGRAPSPKHGIIYTHEFVRGTRPEDRGSAARALAGKLSLGARADHYAGERRERLHDDLRERMATIRARADSEENGAASDDGAEVTDDE, from the coding sequence ATGAGTGACACCGACGACCCGGACGCGAGCGGGGCGTCCGACGGCGGGGGCGGCTGGTTCGAGGCACATTCGTCGGAGGCGGCCGACGGCAACGTGGAAACGGCGAGCGACGACGCCGCGGCCGCCGCGTGGGTCCGCGACGGGAGCGCCGCGACACCCGCCGACTGGCCCGCGCGCGCGGTCGAGGCCGGGTTCGCCGGCGATGCGGACGAGTACTACGACCGGCTCAAGGCCGTGACGACGCGCGCGACGCGGGAGGCGGTCCGCGAGCGCGAGCGCGCCGACGACGCGCAGCTGATCCACGCGGTCCGGGCCATGGACGACTGCGAGCGCGTCGCCAACGAGCTCAGCGAACGCGCCGTCGAGTGGGCCGGAAGCCTCTTCGACGAGGTCGATCCCGGAATCGAGGGGGCCCGGGCGGTCGCCGCGCGCGAGCCGGAGAGAGAGGTCGAGCGGCGGGCCGTCTCCCTCGCCGAGCGCGCCGCGGAACTCGACGACGAGCGGGCGGCGCTCGCGGACACCATCGGTCGGATCGCGCCGGCCGTCGCGCCGAACCTCACCGAGATGGCTGGCCCGGAACTGGCCGCGCGTCTCATCGCGCTCGCCGGCGGACTGGAATCGCTCGCGAAGAAGCCGTCCGGGACCGTACAGGTACTCGGCGCTGAGGACGCGCTGTTCGCGCACCTCTCGGGGCGTGCCCCCTCGCCGAAACACGGGATCATCTACACCCACGAGTTCGTTCGGGGGACGCGGCCCGAGGACCGCGGCTCCGCGGCGCGGGCGCTGGCCGGGAAGCTCTCGCTCGGCGCGCGGGCGGACCACTACGCCGGCGAGCGTCGGGAGCGACTCCACGACGACCTCCGCGAGCGGATGGCGACGATCCGGGCGCGGGCGGACAGCGAGGAGAACGGAGCGGCGTCCGACGACGGAGCGGAGGTGACCGACGATGAGTGA
- a CDS encoding CBS domain-containing protein, whose amino-acid sequence MSGKPTVGEYMTREVETVSPDETVAEVARRMADSDGHNGFPVTQGRTVEGFVSAGDLLLADDDAPVFTVMTEDLIVAHPDMKVTDAARVILRSGIQRLPVVDDADNLVGIISNTDVVRSQIERATPGKVGKLMRTLSQIHGVELDEERREVDIAALTPTQARVYADELEGRQYELENGLAEPLVVIDNGGTLYLADGHHRAMAAREAGIEAMDAYVIIPRTTVDLGMAKTAEKEGLRVVDDIEIVDYARHPLVETTKRLQ is encoded by the coding sequence ATGAGCGGGAAACCGACCGTCGGCGAGTACATGACGCGCGAGGTGGAGACGGTCAGTCCGGACGAGACGGTGGCCGAGGTCGCGCGTCGCATGGCCGACAGCGACGGCCACAACGGGTTCCCCGTCACGCAGGGCCGCACCGTGGAAGGGTTCGTCTCGGCCGGGGACCTGCTGCTCGCGGACGACGACGCGCCCGTGTTCACCGTGATGACGGAGGACCTGATCGTCGCGCACCCCGACATGAAGGTGACCGACGCCGCCCGCGTGATCTTACGCTCCGGCATCCAGCGGCTCCCCGTCGTCGACGACGCCGACAACCTCGTCGGGATCATCTCGAACACGGACGTGGTGCGCTCGCAGATCGAGCGCGCGACGCCCGGGAAAGTCGGGAAGCTGATGCGGACCCTCTCGCAAATCCACGGCGTCGAGCTCGATGAGGAGCGGCGCGAGGTCGACATCGCGGCCCTGACGCCGACGCAGGCCCGCGTGTACGCCGACGAACTGGAGGGCCGGCAGTACGAACTGGAGAACGGGCTCGCCGAGCCGCTCGTCGTCATCGACAACGGCGGCACGCTCTACCTGGCCGACGGGCACCACCGGGCCATGGCCGCCCGGGAGGCCGGCATCGAGGCGATGGACGCGTACGTGATCATCCCGCGGACCACCGTCGACCTCGGGATGGCGAAGACCGCCGAGAAGGAGGGCCTCCGCGTCGTCGACGACATCGAGATCGTCGACTACGCCAGACACCCGCTCGTGGAGACGACGAAGCGGCTCCAGTGA
- a CDS encoding glycine zipper domain-containing protein has product MGSRIRTALSRAKYAAVGAAVGAAVGGLWSRNAASTGGALGGLAGATLAELKSGAGGVFADDEDEPDDAGGEADAAA; this is encoded by the coding sequence ATGGGATCTCGAATCCGAACGGCGTTGAGCAGGGCGAAGTACGCGGCCGTCGGCGCGGCGGTCGGTGCCGCGGTCGGCGGACTGTGGAGCCGGAACGCGGCGAGCACGGGCGGCGCGCTCGGCGGACTAGCCGGCGCGACGCTCGCCGAACTGAAGTCCGGCGCGGGCGGCGTGTTCGCGGACGACGAGGACGAGCCGGACGACGCGGGCGGCGAGGCCGACGCGGCCGCGTGA
- the nth gene encoding endonuclease III, which yields MSTQTWDETRVRALHDDLVSLYEPVDRAAEHGADPTAEPGEGVRQLVTTILSQNVADENTARASEALFERYDDFAAIEAADHEELRETIRVAGLPDQKAARIQRALAAIREETGGAYSLAFLDAMATDDAKAWLTEIKGVGPKTASVVLNFHFGKPTMAVDTHVERVSKRFGLVPESASNQRAHEVLDKQIPDELIYPLHVLLIRHGREFCSARSPDCDNPVCDAYCDCEGC from the coding sequence ATGTCGACGCAGACGTGGGACGAGACGCGGGTCCGGGCGCTTCACGACGACCTCGTGTCGCTGTACGAGCCGGTCGACCGAGCCGCCGAACACGGGGCGGACCCGACCGCCGAGCCGGGGGAGGGCGTCCGCCAGCTGGTGACGACGATCCTCTCGCAGAACGTCGCCGACGAGAACACGGCCCGGGCCTCGGAGGCGCTGTTCGAGCGCTACGACGACTTCGCGGCCATCGAGGCCGCCGACCACGAGGAGCTGCGCGAGACGATCCGCGTGGCGGGGCTTCCCGACCAGAAGGCCGCCCGGATTCAGCGCGCGCTGGCCGCGATCCGCGAGGAGACGGGCGGCGCGTACTCGCTGGCGTTCCTCGACGCGATGGCGACCGACGACGCGAAGGCGTGGCTCACGGAGATCAAAGGCGTCGGCCCGAAGACCGCCAGCGTCGTCTTGAACTTCCACTTCGGGAAGCCGACGATGGCGGTCGACACCCACGTCGAGCGCGTCTCGAAGCGGTTCGGACTGGTCCCCGAGTCGGCGTCGAACCAGCGGGCCCACGAGGTGTTAGACAAGCAGATCCCGGACGAGCTGATATACCCGCTTCACGTCCTCCTGATCCGCCACGGCCGGGAGTTCTGTTCGGCCCGGAGCCCCGACTGCGACAACCCGGTTTGTGACGCGTACTGCGACTGCGAGGGCTGTTGA
- a CDS encoding NADP-dependent oxidoreductase, translated as MTNTNREWLLAERPEGEPDTDSFELRETDVPTPDPGELLVRTRFLSVDPYMRGRMRDVESYAEPWDVGDALKGGVVGEVVESESDAYDAGDLVTGEGKWADYATLDADDIAPVDPTVADPEAYLGVLGMPGRTAYFGLLEVGQPKPGDTVVVSGAAGAVGSVVGQIAKRNGCRVVGFAGSDEKTDWLTDDLGFDAAINYKATDDYRAALDEAAPDGVDVYFDNVGGPITDAVFTQLNLDARVAVCGQIAHYNDEGVPTGPRKLPQIIPVRARIEGLLVGDFATRFGEASERLGGWVATGDLEHRETVVEGLENAPDAFLGLFSGDNIGKQVVRVSSADGK; from the coding sequence GTGACGAACACCAACCGCGAGTGGCTTCTCGCCGAACGGCCCGAGGGCGAACCGGACACGGACAGCTTCGAACTGCGCGAGACCGACGTACCGACGCCCGACCCCGGCGAACTCCTCGTCCGAACCCGATTCCTCTCGGTCGACCCGTACATGCGCGGGCGGATGCGCGACGTCGAGTCTTACGCGGAGCCGTGGGACGTCGGCGACGCGCTCAAGGGTGGCGTCGTCGGAGAAGTGGTCGAAAGCGAGAGCGACGCGTACGACGCCGGCGACCTCGTGACCGGCGAGGGGAAGTGGGCCGACTACGCGACCCTCGACGCCGACGACATCGCGCCCGTCGACCCGACCGTCGCCGACCCCGAGGCGTACCTCGGCGTGCTCGGCATGCCCGGCCGGACCGCCTACTTCGGCCTGCTGGAGGTCGGTCAGCCAAAGCCCGGCGACACGGTCGTCGTCTCCGGCGCGGCGGGCGCGGTCGGCTCCGTCGTCGGCCAGATCGCGAAGCGAAACGGCTGCCGGGTCGTCGGCTTCGCCGGCAGCGACGAGAAGACCGACTGGCTCACCGACGATCTGGGCTTCGATGCCGCGATCAACTACAAGGCGACAGACGACTACCGCGCCGCGCTCGACGAGGCCGCGCCCGACGGCGTCGACGTGTACTTCGACAACGTCGGCGGCCCGATCACCGACGCCGTGTTCACCCAGTTGAACCTCGACGCCCGCGTCGCGGTCTGCGGACAGATCGCCCACTACAACGACGAGGGCGTTCCGACCGGCCCGCGAAAGCTCCCGCAGATCATCCCCGTGCGAGCCAGAATCGAGGGGCTGCTCGTCGGCGACTTCGCGACCCGGTTCGGCGAGGCGAGCGAGCGGCTGGGCGGGTGGGTCGCGACCGGCGACCTCGAACACCGCGAGACGGTCGTGGAGGGACTGGAGAACGCGCCCGACGCCTTCCTCGGTCTCTTCTCCGGCGACAACATCGGCAAGCAGGTCGTGCGGGTGTCGAGCGCGGACGGGAAGTAG
- a CDS encoding transcription initiation factor IIB family protein, with product MYRASDRVDNEAWIELLDEACAALDLDEETRSTAVDLFLSRAPDDDRGKRVAAAASLYAAGLIRGEERSQSAVADVMDVSRLSVQKRWKPILEDAGFSPPSW from the coding sequence GTGTACCGAGCGAGCGACCGGGTCGACAACGAGGCGTGGATCGAACTGCTCGACGAAGCGTGCGCCGCGCTCGACCTCGACGAGGAGACGCGCTCGACCGCGGTCGACCTGTTCCTCTCTCGCGCCCCCGACGACGACCGCGGCAAGCGCGTCGCGGCCGCAGCCAGCCTCTACGCTGCCGGGCTGATCCGCGGCGAAGAGCGCTCGCAGTCCGCCGTCGCTGACGTGATGGACGTCTCTCGGCTCTCGGTTCAAAAGCGGTGGAAACCCATTCTCGAAGACGCCGGCTTCTCGCCGCCGTCGTGGTGA
- a CDS encoding fibrillarin-like rRNA/tRNA 2'-O-methyltransferase, with translation MSEPTLPNGVERQEIDGERRLATRGEPVYGEPTADGWRAWDPKRSKLGGMLELGLETGLAGGETVLYLGAASGTTVSHVADFAGPTYAVEFAPRPARDLLDAAEPRDRLFPLLKDARKPETYAHVVESDVDAVVQDVATRGQAEVAVRNARFLADDGRLLLAIKARSEDVTAAPADVFDGALDRLRDAYEILETRRLDRYHEDHLGVVATPK, from the coding sequence ATGAGTGAGCCGACGCTTCCGAACGGGGTCGAGCGCCAAGAGATCGACGGCGAGCGGCGGCTGGCGACCCGCGGCGAGCCAGTATACGGCGAGCCGACCGCAGACGGCTGGCGCGCGTGGGACCCAAAGCGCTCGAAGCTCGGCGGCATGCTCGAACTCGGACTGGAGACGGGGCTCGCGGGCGGCGAGACCGTCCTCTATCTCGGTGCCGCGAGCGGGACCACGGTGAGTCACGTCGCCGACTTCGCGGGCCCGACGTACGCGGTCGAGTTCGCGCCGCGTCCGGCGCGGGACCTGCTCGACGCCGCGGAGCCACGCGACCGACTGTTCCCGCTGCTGAAGGACGCCCGGAAGCCGGAGACGTACGCGCACGTCGTCGAGAGCGACGTCGACGCGGTCGTTCAGGACGTCGCCACGCGCGGACAGGCCGAGGTGGCCGTGCGCAACGCCCGATTTCTGGCGGACGACGGCCGGCTACTGTTGGCGATCAAGGCGCGCAGCGAGGACGTGACCGCCGCGCCGGCGGACGTGTTCGACGGGGCGCTCGACCGGCTCCGCGATGCGTACGAGATTCTGGAGACGCGGCGGCTCGACCGCTACCACGAGGACCACCTCGGCGTCGTGGCGACGCCGAAGTAG
- a CDS encoding GTPase: protein MGLEEEIEDLREEIAETPYNKSTEAHIGRLKAKLAEKKEKLENQSSAGGGHGYAVEKHGDATVALVGFPSVGKSTLINALTNADSEVGSYEFTTLDVNPGMLKYRGANIQILDVPGLIEGAAGGRGGGKEVLSVVRTADLVVFMLSVFEIEQYDRLREELYATNIRLDTEPPNINIRKTHKDGLGVTMSDEVSLDEETVKQVLREYGYVNAKVTIPHDLTIDELVDAVMDNREYLPSMVTVNKADLIDKSYLPTVKEELRERDLDPDDVLFISAEKGLGLDGLKERLWEELGVIRIYMDKPGRGVDYEEPLILFEGDTVGDACTKIGGEFDERFKFARVSGESAKHDDQQVGKSHELADEDVLRIVARK, encoded by the coding sequence ATGGGACTGGAGGAGGAGATCGAAGACCTCCGCGAGGAGATCGCCGAGACGCCCTACAACAAGTCAACGGAGGCGCACATCGGGCGGCTGAAGGCGAAGCTCGCGGAGAAAAAGGAGAAGCTGGAGAACCAGTCCTCCGCCGGCGGCGGCCACGGCTACGCGGTCGAGAAGCACGGCGACGCCACGGTCGCCTTAGTCGGGTTCCCGAGCGTCGGCAAGTCCACCCTCATCAACGCCCTCACCAACGCCGACAGCGAGGTCGGCTCCTACGAGTTCACCACCCTCGACGTCAACCCGGGAATGCTGAAGTACCGCGGCGCGAACATCCAGATCCTCGACGTTCCGGGCCTGATCGAGGGTGCCGCGGGCGGCCGGGGGGGCGGCAAGGAGGTTCTCTCCGTCGTCCGGACGGCGGACCTCGTCGTGTTCATGCTTTCGGTCTTCGAGATCGAGCAGTACGACCGGCTCCGCGAGGAGCTGTACGCGACCAACATCCGGCTGGACACGGAGCCGCCGAACATCAACATCCGCAAGACGCACAAGGACGGGCTCGGCGTGACGATGAGCGACGAGGTGAGCTTGGACGAGGAGACCGTCAAGCAGGTGCTCCGCGAGTACGGCTACGTCAACGCGAAGGTCACGATTCCCCACGACCTCACGATCGACGAACTCGTCGACGCCGTGATGGACAATCGTGAGTATCTCCCGTCGATGGTCACCGTCAACAAGGCGGACCTCATCGACAAGAGCTACCTCCCGACCGTGAAAGAGGAGCTCCGCGAGCGCGACCTCGACCCCGACGACGTGCTCTTCATCTCCGCCGAGAAGGGCCTCGGTCTCGACGGACTCAAGGAGCGCCTCTGGGAGGAACTCGGCGTTATCCGCATCTATATGGACAAGCCGGGACGCGGCGTCGACTACGAGGAGCCGCTCATCCTCTTCGAGGGCGACACCGTCGGCGACGCCTGTACGAAGATCGGCGGCGAGTTCGACGAGCGGTTCAAGTTCGCGCGGGTGTCCGGCGAGAGCGCCAAACACGACGACCAGCAGGTCGGGAAGAGCCACGAGTTGGCCGACGAGGACGTGCTCCGGATCGTCGCGCGGAAGTGA
- a CDS encoding CapA family protein: MVSRRALLASGVAGATGIAGCAASPSGSDDGAIDADAADGDATRIGFVGDLMLGRSVADRWADADDPAGVWGTTLPRLRDLDALVGNLECCVSDRGERWPDKTYYFRSPPSFAVPALEAAGASFVSLANNHILDYREPALRDTRTHLADPGIARAGAGVTLDEALEPATFEAGDVTVAAFGLTDQSTAFAATDADPGIAFARLDPSVRETRALVGDVLDRVADLDPDLVVASLHWGANWETEPRAVHERFGRWLVEQGVDVVHGHSAHVLQGVEVYEGRPIIYDAGDFVDDYLDYVDREGVRNKRSALFELVVRDGDLDALDVVPTAIDDETAALADGEVAAWVHETVAERSEAFGTVVDGTDGELADGRLRVPLGDE, from the coding sequence ATGGTCTCTCGTCGGGCGCTGCTCGCCTCGGGTGTCGCCGGAGCCACCGGAATCGCCGGCTGCGCCGCGTCTCCATCCGGTTCCGACGACGGCGCGATCGACGCCGACGCGGCCGACGGAGACGCCACGCGGATCGGCTTCGTCGGCGACCTGATGCTCGGTCGCAGCGTCGCCGACCGCTGGGCCGACGCCGACGACCCCGCTGGCGTCTGGGGCACGACGCTCCCGCGGCTCCGCGACCTCGACGCCCTCGTCGGGAACTTGGAGTGCTGCGTCTCCGACCGCGGCGAGCGGTGGCCCGACAAGACCTACTACTTCCGGTCGCCGCCGTCGTTCGCGGTGCCCGCGCTGGAGGCGGCGGGCGCGTCGTTCGTCTCGCTCGCCAACAACCACATCCTCGACTACCGGGAGCCCGCGCTCCGCGACACCCGGACGCACCTCGCCGACCCCGGCATCGCCCGCGCGGGTGCCGGCGTGACCCTCGACGAGGCGCTCGAACCCGCGACCTTCGAGGCGGGCGACGTGACGGTCGCCGCGTTCGGACTCACCGACCAGTCGACGGCGTTCGCGGCGACGGACGCGGACCCGGGCATCGCGTTCGCGCGGCTCGACCCCTCCGTGCGCGAGACTCGCGCCCTCGTCGGCGACGTGCTCGACCGCGTTGCGGACCTCGATCCGGATCTCGTCGTCGCCTCGCTCCACTGGGGCGCGAACTGGGAGACCGAACCCCGTGCGGTCCACGAGCGGTTCGGTCGGTGGCTTGTCGAGCAGGGGGTCGACGTCGTCCACGGCCACAGCGCGCACGTCCTCCAGGGCGTCGAGGTGTACGAGGGGCGGCCGATCATCTACGACGCGGGCGACTTCGTCGACGACTACCTCGACTACGTCGACCGCGAGGGCGTCCGCAACAAGCGGAGCGCGCTCTTCGAACTCGTCGTCCGCGACGGCGACCTCGACGCCCTCGACGTGGTCCCGACCGCCATCGACGACGAGACCGCCGCGCTGGCGGACGGCGAGGTCGCGGCGTGGGTCCACGAGACGGTCGCCGAGCGCTCCGAAGCGTTCGGCACCGTGGTCGACGGAACCGACGGAGAGCTGGCCGACGGTCGACTGCGGGTTCCGCTCGGCGACGAATAA
- a CDS encoding redox-regulated ATPase YchF encodes MITVALAGKPNAGKSTFYTAATEADVDVANYPFTTIDANRGVTHVRTRCPCLDREERCGSENCRDGKRYVPIELLDVAGLVPGAHEGKGLGNQFLDELTNADVVVNVVDASGATNAEGEPVEVGSHDPLDDVDFVEEEMDLWLAGIVDRNWEGVERKSRSPDFDLEAALSDMLTGFGATEGDVARVLRSLEYPDDPKAWTDDDREALARAVRRRTKPIVVVANKVDAAPDGAVDRIREGTDKPVIAATADGELALRRAADAGVVDYDPGDESFEIVGDVSDDQRAGLDALRESMDKHEGTGVQTALNAAVYDLLDRITAYPVQDAGKWTDGTGNVLPDAFLLPSGSTPPDLAYAVHSDIGEGYLHAVDARASRRIGEDHELTEGDVVKIVSTAGP; translated from the coding sequence ATGATCACGGTCGCGCTCGCGGGCAAGCCGAACGCCGGCAAGTCCACCTTCTACACCGCCGCCACGGAGGCCGACGTCGACGTCGCGAACTACCCGTTCACGACCATCGACGCCAACCGCGGGGTGACCCACGTGCGGACGCGCTGCCCGTGTCTCGACCGCGAAGAGCGCTGCGGCTCGGAGAACTGCCGCGACGGGAAACGGTACGTCCCGATCGAACTGCTCGACGTGGCCGGGCTCGTCCCGGGCGCACACGAGGGGAAGGGCCTCGGCAACCAGTTCCTCGACGAACTGACGAACGCGGACGTGGTGGTGAACGTCGTCGACGCCTCCGGCGCGACGAACGCCGAGGGGGAGCCGGTCGAGGTCGGGAGCCACGACCCGCTCGACGACGTGGACTTCGTCGAGGAGGAGATGGACCTGTGGCTCGCGGGCATCGTCGACCGCAACTGGGAGGGCGTCGAGCGGAAGTCGCGCTCGCCCGACTTCGACCTCGAAGCCGCGCTGTCCGACATGCTCACCGGCTTCGGCGCGACCGAGGGCGACGTGGCGAGGGTCCTCCGCAGTCTGGAGTACCCGGACGACCCGAAGGCGTGGACCGACGACGACCGCGAGGCGCTCGCGCGGGCGGTCCGCCGCCGGACCAAGCCGATCGTCGTCGTCGCGAACAAGGTCGACGCGGCCCCCGACGGCGCGGTCGACCGGATCCGCGAGGGCACCGACAAGCCGGTGATCGCGGCCACCGCCGACGGCGAACTCGCCTTACGCCGCGCCGCGGACGCCGGCGTCGTCGACTACGATCCCGGCGACGAGTCGTTCGAGATCGTCGGCGACGTCTCCGACGACCAGCGCGCCGGTCTCGACGCGCTCCGCGAGTCGATGGACAAACACGAGGGAACGGGCGTCCAGACGGCGCTGAACGCCGCGGTCTACGACCTGCTCGACCGCATCACGGCCTACCCGGTTCAGGACGCCGGCAAGTGGACGGACGGGACCGGAAACGTCCTTCCGGACGCGTTCCTCCTACCCTCGGGGTCGACCCCGCCCGACCTCGCGTACGCGGTTCACTCGGACATCGGCGAGGGGTACCTCCACGCGGTCGACGCGCGCGCCTCACGGCGGATCGGCGAGGACCACGAGCTGACCGAGGGCGACGTTGTCAAGATCGTCTCGACCGCGGGGCCGTGA